Proteins encoded within one genomic window of Esox lucius isolate fEsoLuc1 chromosome 12, fEsoLuc1.pri, whole genome shotgun sequence:
- the her3 gene encoding hairy-related 3 isoform X2 translates to MHLCKKVSKPLMEKKRRARINKCLDQLKSLLENYYTNNIRKRKLEKADILELTVKHLRNLQKMQSGSSVNFEFADYQAGYRSCLAGVNQYLAENSSNNGSRSRMLAHLSSSLPCAGGQAQNFITAKSNTEVKPVQPEMAVCGRMQRLLPHTVGHETSKAAPTVPFAGCPRALKPNTSSVSDSILIKFSTETSLVTASSACTNSINLSSSHGPCYRNKCLSHVQCGHKVTIHNVWRPW, encoded by the exons ATGCACCTGTGTAAAAAG GTATCCAAACCActgatggagaagaaaagaagagcgcgcataaataaatgtttggacCAGTTAAAATCTCTTCTGGAGAATTATTACACCAATAAT ATTCGAAAACGCAAGCTCGAGAAAGCGGACATATTGGAACTGACCGTAAAACATCTGAGAAATCTGCAGAAGATGCAAAGTG GATCTTCCGTGAACTTCGAGTTTGCTGATTACCAAGCTGGCTACAGGAGCTGTCTAGCAGGCGTGAACCAGTATTTGGCCGAGAACTCGAGTAATAACGGTAGTCGTTCGAGAATGCTGGCACACCTTTCAAGCAGCCTGCCCTGTGCGGGAGGACAGGCTCAGAACTTCATCACCGCAAAAAGCAACACAGAAGTAAAACCTGTACAGCCCGAAATGGCTGTGTGCGGCCGGATGCAAAGACTTCTTCCTCATACAGTTGGGCACGAAACGAGCAAGGCAGCTCCCACTGTGCCCTTTGCTGGTTGCCCCAGGGCACTCAAACCAAACACCTCTAGCGTGTCCGATTCTATACTGATTAAATTCTCCACAGAAACCAGTCTAGTCACCGCATCATCTGCATGCACAAATTCAATTAATTTAAGTAGCAGTCACGGACCATGCTACAGAAATAAGTGCCTCTCTCACGTACAGTGCGGTCATAAAGTTACCATACACAATGTTTGGCGACCTTGGTAG
- the her3 gene encoding hairy-related 3 isoform X1, which translates to MVSTSDCVVKTKPLTRKKVSKPLMEKKRRARINKCLDQLKSLLENYYTNNIRKRKLEKADILELTVKHLRNLQKMQSGSSVNFEFADYQAGYRSCLAGVNQYLAENSSNNGSRSRMLAHLSSSLPCAGGQAQNFITAKSNTEVKPVQPEMAVCGRMQRLLPHTVGHETSKAAPTVPFAGCPRALKPNTSSVSDSILIKFSTETSLVTASSACTNSINLSSSHGPCYRNKCLSHVQCGHKVTIHNVWRPW; encoded by the exons ATGGTGTCAACATCCGATTGTGTAGTTAAGACAAAACCCCTTACTAGGAAGAAG GTATCCAAACCActgatggagaagaaaagaagagcgcgcataaataaatgtttggacCAGTTAAAATCTCTTCTGGAGAATTATTACACCAATAAT ATTCGAAAACGCAAGCTCGAGAAAGCGGACATATTGGAACTGACCGTAAAACATCTGAGAAATCTGCAGAAGATGCAAAGTG GATCTTCCGTGAACTTCGAGTTTGCTGATTACCAAGCTGGCTACAGGAGCTGTCTAGCAGGCGTGAACCAGTATTTGGCCGAGAACTCGAGTAATAACGGTAGTCGTTCGAGAATGCTGGCACACCTTTCAAGCAGCCTGCCCTGTGCGGGAGGACAGGCTCAGAACTTCATCACCGCAAAAAGCAACACAGAAGTAAAACCTGTACAGCCCGAAATGGCTGTGTGCGGCCGGATGCAAAGACTTCTTCCTCATACAGTTGGGCACGAAACGAGCAAGGCAGCTCCCACTGTGCCCTTTGCTGGTTGCCCCAGGGCACTCAAACCAAACACCTCTAGCGTGTCCGATTCTATACTGATTAAATTCTCCACAGAAACCAGTCTAGTCACCGCATCATCTGCATGCACAAATTCAATTAATTTAAGTAGCAGTCACGGACCATGCTACAGAAATAAGTGCCTCTCTCACGTACAGTGCGGTCATAAAGTTACCATACACAATGTTTGGCGACCTTGGTAG